A part of Myxococcales bacterium genomic DNA contains:
- a CDS encoding ankyrin repeat domain-containing protein, protein MPFDPYIKNKAGERALFLAAQGGHTKAIEALVSAGFAINGKRGIFFNKNRDKFGGTPLHTIAATNENPEIMAKLLDLGGNPNARNSDEHTPLTLAIANENQEVALLLIEQGSDINSRPGDGRFRLRSGRASEASYLHLAANCKSFNRRRCQSK, encoded by the coding sequence GTGCCATTTGATCCCTATATAAAAAATAAAGCCGGTGAAAGGGCGCTTTTTCTTGCTGCTCAAGGCGGACACACAAAAGCCATTGAAGCTCTTGTTTCAGCCGGATTTGCTATCAATGGCAAACGAGGAATATTTTTTAATAAAAATAGGGATAAATTCGGTGGAACTCCTCTGCATACGATAGCTGCCACCAACGAAAATCCGGAGATAATGGCCAAACTTTTGGACTTAGGTGGAAACCCCAACGCAAGAAATAGTGATGAACACACTCCCCTAACTTTAGCTATTGCTAATGAAAACCAAGAGGTTGCTTTGCTTTTGATCGAGCAAGGTTCTGATATCAATAGTCGACCGGGTGACGGTCGTTTTCGCTTAAGGAGTGGACGAGCCAGTGAGGCTAGCTATCTTCATTTGGCTGCCAATTGTAAAAGCTTTAATCGCCGAAGGTGCCAATCCAAATAA
- a CDS encoding ankyrin repeat domain-containing protein: MRLAIFIWLPIVKALIAEGANPNKRCNQTGYTALHLAAQNGHAVAIRELIKGFADPNLDYQVTATKQQREVILAEKTKLVHRKHPADIDFKSLFSNKSIEEIKAEGEKKVERIRRLELAGLLLRYRQPLHLAIHNKEAVIALIEGGANLNVKDAYGFTPLHLAASAGQIEVIEALIKSGAEVDEQDDQGNTALHLAIVRKEKDAVIALLEGGANPNIKENSNSFTPLHLAASAGQIEVIEALIKSRAEVDEQDDQGNTALHLAIVRKEKDAVIALLEGGANPNIKENSNSFTPLHLAANTGQIEVIEALIKSEAEVDEQDDQGNTALHLAIVRKEKDAVIALLEGGANPNIKENSNSFTPLHLAANTGQIEVIEALIKSRAEVDEQDDQGNTALHLAIVRKEKDAVIALLDGGANPYIENNENYTALALAAALKETTVMKTLVTANIGLSGNLHDGLVVLLQAIEHGYKELALILIDMGYGSEAYKNIMNESLLAKNINEIAKIRKKAMLTIDSGLFNQEYHNVINANLGHFNKEIFPALNKIASDDLAHQLGLKNPLDDHQNNVVISGECPICFDETENLLDCIGGNDECTHQTCSDCLKENLEHLIKNRHEKPVCPNQQCRSLVKLANFYQAGCDKENIDALQSILVRFSAQTQWKDYKPCFTPECINGKRVEDDNNYFSCPICTFEGCLECGKKICGQDCVSLYGQKMLFAKLYKLGKLPPPPKPYSEYKDDDDESFHGRYRMCPHCGQLNERSEGCNGMKCNRCSGRYHWNDGLNNVELHDYARGHMNYEDVLRQKGFLKLFDDMEDANVL; this comes from the coding sequence GTGAGGCTAGCTATCTTCATTTGGCTGCCAATTGTAAAAGCTTTAATCGCCGAAGGTGCCAATCCAAATAAAAGATGCAACCAAACAGGCTACACAGCTCTTCATTTAGCCGCTCAAAATGGACATGCAGTAGCAATTAGGGAACTTATAAAGGGTTTTGCTGATCCTAATTTAGACTATCAAGTTACGGCGACTAAACAACAAAGAGAAGTAATTTTGGCCGAAAAAACAAAATTAGTTCATCGAAAGCACCCAGCCGACATCGATTTTAAATCTTTATTCTCAAATAAAAGCATTGAGGAGATTAAGGCTGAAGGAGAGAAGAAAGTAGAAAGGATCAGGCGTTTAGAATTAGCGGGCTTACTTTTGCGCTATAGACAACCACTTCATCTGGCTATTCATAATAAAGAGGCCGTTATTGCGTTGATCGAAGGTGGTGCCAATCTGAATGTAAAAGATGCTTACGGCTTCACCCCACTTCATCTGGCTGCTAGCGCTGGGCAAATAGAAGTTATCGAAGCTTTAATAAAAAGCGGAGCAGAGGTGGATGAGCAAGATGACCAAGGAAACACTGCACTTCACTTAGCTATTGTTCGCAAAGAAAAGGATGCCGTTATTGCATTGCTCGAAGGCGGCGCCAATCCTAATATAAAAGAAAATTCTAACAGCTTCACCCCACTTCATCTGGCTGCTAGCGCTGGGCAAATAGAAGTTATCGAAGCTTTAATAAAAAGCAGAGCAGAGGTGGATGAGCAAGATGACCAAGGAAACACTGCACTTCACTTAGCTATTGTTCGCAAAGAAAAGGATGCCGTTATTGCATTGCTCGAAGGCGGCGCCAATCCTAATATAAAAGAAAATTCTAACAGCTTCACCCCACTTCATCTGGCTGCTAACACTGGTCAAATAGAAGTTATCGAAGCTTTAATAAAAAGCGAAGCAGAGGTGGATGAGCAAGATGACCAAGGAAACACTGCACTTCACTTAGCCATTGTTCGCAAAGAAAAGGATGCCGTTATTGCATTGCTCGAAGGTGGCGCCAATCCTAATATAAAAGAAAATTCTAACAGCTTCACCCCACTTCATCTGGCTGCTAACACTGGTCAAATAGAAGTTATCGAAGCTTTAATAAAAAGCAGAGCAGAGGTGGATGAGCAAGATGACCAAGGAAACACTGCACTTCACTTAGCCATTGTTCGCAAAGAAAAGGATGCCGTTATTGCATTGCTTGATGGTGGTGCCAATCCTTACATAGAAAACAATGAAAATTATACTGCCCTTGCCCTCGCCGCAGCCTTAAAAGAAACCACTGTTATGAAAACCCTGGTAACGGCAAATATCGGTCTGAGTGGTAATCTTCATGACGGTTTGGTAGTGCTTCTTCAGGCCATTGAGCATGGATACAAAGAGCTCGCTTTAATATTAATTGATATGGGATATGGGAGCGAAGCATATAAAAATATAATGAACGAAAGTTTATTAGCAAAGAATATTAATGAGATAGCAAAAATTAGAAAAAAAGCCATGTTAACTATTGATAGTGGTTTATTTAATCAAGAATATCACAACGTTATAAATGCCAATTTGGGACATTTTAACAAAGAAATATTTCCAGCATTGAATAAAATTGCAAGCGATGATTTAGCTCACCAGTTAGGATTAAAAAATCCCCTTGATGACCATCAAAATAATGTAGTGATTTCAGGTGAATGTCCTATATGTTTTGATGAAACAGAAAATCTGCTCGATTGTATAGGGGGAAATGATGAGTGTACCCATCAAACTTGCTCGGATTGCCTTAAGGAAAACTTAGAACATTTGATAAAAAATAGGCATGAAAAGCCTGTGTGCCCTAACCAACAATGTCGCTCTTTAGTTAAACTGGCAAACTTTTATCAAGCTGGCTGCGATAAAGAGAACATAGATGCGTTGCAAAGTATTTTGGTGAGATTCTCAGCACAAACCCAATGGAAGGATTACAAACCGTGTTTTACTCCCGAATGTATCAATGGCAAACGTGTTGAGGATGATAATAATTACTTTAGTTGTCCGATTTGTACTTTTGAGGGCTGCTTAGAATGTGGCAAAAAGATTTGTGGTCAGGATTGCGTTTCTCTTTACGGGCAAAAAATGTTGTTCGCTAAGCTCTACAAATTGGGCAAATTGCCACCGCCACCAAAACCGTATAGCGAATATAAAGATGATGATGATGAATCATTCCATGGCAGATATCGTATGTGCCCCCATTGTGGACAGCTTAATGAACGCTCGGAGGGATGTAATGGTATGAAATGCAATCGTTGTAGTGGGCGATACCATTGGAATGATGGTTTAAATAATGTGGAATTGCATGATTATGCTCGTGGTCACATGAACTATGAAGATGTACTAAGGCAAAAAGGGTTTTTAAAATTATTTGATGATATGGAAGATGCGAATGTGCTTTAA
- the rlmD gene encoding 23S rRNA (uracil(1939)-C(5))-methyltransferase RlmD: MKQGDHVQLIINKLGKHGEGIAHSEGLPIFVEHALPHEKIQAKIILVKKSYASAQLLRIISPNEKRVTPSCSHFETCGGCQIMHLSYDEQLEQKHKLVKEALKNTLATKDSFEIFPCLASPQPFNYRNKIQLPVTQRASTIVSGFYKRGTHEVVPYDRCLVHHSIMERSAHNITQLIQNSMLRPYCESTQTGSLRHFILRANSKNEILVGLVTNGTESSHVRNLAQSIKTLLPNIVGVVENINQRKQNTILGEETNTLCGKPYLREEIDGLLFNTSLASFFQVNLHAAKILYQIALNFAQLTKNSIVLDACCGIGTMTLLASRLCKEVIGVECVPQAVVDAQENARINNIHNARFITAKIEDKTELFQGIDCALLNPPRKGLDQKVCQALDTFGPKRLVYISCNPHTLARDAQLLTRYSLKKIQPVDMFPQTMHVESVALFERI; the protein is encoded by the coding sequence ATGAAACAAGGTGATCATGTTCAGCTTATTATCAATAAGCTAGGGAAACACGGCGAAGGTATTGCTCATAGTGAAGGACTTCCCATTTTTGTTGAACATGCTTTGCCACATGAAAAAATTCAAGCAAAAATAATCTTGGTCAAAAAAAGCTATGCCAGTGCACAGCTGTTGAGGATAATCTCACCCAACGAAAAACGAGTAACTCCATCTTGTTCTCACTTTGAAACTTGTGGCGGCTGCCAGATTATGCATTTATCCTATGATGAGCAATTAGAGCAGAAGCATAAACTAGTAAAAGAGGCTTTAAAAAATACTTTAGCAACTAAAGATTCTTTCGAGATTTTTCCATGCTTAGCTTCACCACAGCCTTTTAATTACCGAAATAAAATTCAGTTGCCGGTTACACAAAGAGCCAGCACGATTGTGAGCGGATTTTACAAACGAGGAACACACGAAGTCGTTCCCTATGATCGCTGCTTAGTACATCATTCCATAATGGAACGGTCGGCACACAACATAACCCAACTGATCCAAAATTCTATGCTTAGGCCCTATTGTGAAAGCACGCAAACAGGGAGTTTGCGTCATTTTATTTTGCGAGCCAACAGTAAAAACGAAATTCTGGTAGGTTTGGTTACCAATGGTACTGAAAGTAGCCATGTGAGAAATTTAGCTCAATCTATTAAAACGTTGCTTCCCAATATTGTGGGCGTAGTAGAAAATATTAACCAACGAAAACAAAATACTATTTTGGGTGAAGAAACCAATACATTATGTGGTAAGCCCTATCTTAGGGAAGAAATCGACGGCTTGCTCTTTAACACTTCTCTTGCATCTTTTTTTCAGGTTAATTTGCATGCTGCGAAAATTCTCTACCAAATAGCCCTCAATTTTGCTCAACTTACAAAAAATTCTATTGTGTTAGACGCTTGTTGTGGAATTGGCACCATGACTCTACTTGCATCTCGTCTGTGCAAAGAAGTTATAGGAGTTGAATGCGTGCCGCAGGCTGTAGTAGATGCTCAAGAAAATGCTCGAATAAATAACATCCATAATGCACGCTTTATAACTGCCAAAATCGAAGATAAAACTGAATTATTTCAAGGAATCGATTGCGCATTACTTAATCCCCCACGAAAAGGTCTTGACCAAAAAGTCTGTCAAGCACTCGATACCTTTGGACCAAAACGGCTTGTTTATATTTCTTGCAATCCTCACACATTGGCTCGTGACGCACAGTTGCTCACTCGTTATTCTTTGAAAAAAATTCAGCCGGTTGATATGTTTCCTCAAACAATGCACGTAGAATCTGTGGCATTGTTTGAGCGGATCTAA